Proteins from one Rosa chinensis cultivar Old Blush chromosome 7, RchiOBHm-V2, whole genome shotgun sequence genomic window:
- the LOC112176450 gene encoding actin-related protein 2/3 complex subunit 4, with protein MANTLRLYLTCIRNTLDAAMCLQNFPCQEVERHNKPEVELKTSPELLLNPVLICRNEAEKCLIETSINSLRISLKVKQADELENILTKKFLRFLSMRAEAFQVLRRKPVQGYDISFLITNYHCEEMQKHKLIDFIIQFMEDIDKEISELKMSVNTRGRLVATEFLKQFI; from the exons ATG GCTAACACTTTGAGATTGTACTTGACCTGCATACGCAACACTCTAGATGCAGCAATGTGCTTGCAG AATTTTCCTTGTCAAGAAGTTGAAAGGCATAACAAGCCAGAAGTTGAGTTAAA GACCAGTCCAGAACTTCTGCTAAATCCT GTTTTGATATGTCGAAATGAGGCTGAAAAATGCTTGATTGAGACATCTATTAATTCCCTTCGTATAAGCCTCAAG GTAAAGCAGGCAGATGAACTTGAAAACATACTAACTAAAAAGTTTCTTAGATTTTTGTCAATGAGGGCAGAAGCATTTCAGGTATTGAGAAGAAAGCCCGTACAG GGTTATGACATTAGCTTTCTTATAACAAATTATCACTGTGAAGAGATGCAGAAGCACAAGCTcattgattttattatacaGTTCATGGAG GATATTGATAAAGAGATTAGTGAGTTAAAGATGTCAGTGAACACACGAGGCAGGCTGGTGGCTACGGAGTTTCTTAAACAATTTATCTAA